One part of the Andrena cerasifolii isolate SP2316 chromosome 4, iyAndCera1_principal, whole genome shotgun sequence genome encodes these proteins:
- the LOC143367710 gene encoding zinc finger protein 800, producing the protein MKSLKAKVNTKKPYSKFGKVKLPSKEASPVDPDLSQLRQPIDTSVSTLYRASKILEDGSDEVKSILAYECDLVYECRVCRSLFRSLVNFISHKRTYCKEKFDVTYARNSFNDYDSIRSSLHLRNYEHAERETFASKSNVQEQEKVHGETCGNDRILRSQVSKEEPKKDLTAIVNMLQRKQTESLQTNTNTERVCLETVQSNSSAVYQTVDSIVSIQSPRELMKTQVTELKDMISGQTAVLGPNGQVLQPSQELDTNDATQGCNNKAITNGPVNELKCCICDASFATKKTLAVHTRTLHTSYRLCYPCPCCTTTFANTWSVYRHLFKVHRKTNFQVRKFRSQIQEKAFIKDSTVAEDLQKEDANKILLNTPLRVNETQEWMDHLESDAELQRCGGCGKRFDRKAALSSHSQYCHRRVAAYESTTKIKKTNQVSPYSGLPEGTVSPTENQKRQPNSSASTEITNSNETPIRVETVGSLSKAAWDSLGNEGSNCQSERNEDVTVIANGVKEDAIKDKPSSPSDASDPLEIVYTSISKEKPKVGSKKRKNKDSAKRLITNTGNNATPPEWSAPLEVQTEAEKMDYVLIMEKKVASIVNFQKLKCLPCKRKFTSVTKLRRHAAIHIGWNRYQCKLCDFKCFLKCDCVAHCNKEHNAQNNRVIIEAMTTLIPGDQYTYERNIVLDIINLGEELQTPEIVEVSVSPESVIPEVHLEEQPVDKEQTEVVDTDKVVLEEPGPENGGTPENASNDINGQSTLGLDPELRKMVMEVIFGSSEANFAKQAEVKGIKVSDDINSELQNKESSKTRSNNSDLKGSDVVSAQNNPKPQRPIRNKIKPLNKDFIYDLKEVALRKDSLMGKSFNKSLAKKPLAQAEDSSDEDTEQLSKRFKSLQNNGVTILCEKNVMNKCEIKLQRQGLKSNLAFSKCHS; encoded by the exons ATGAAATCATTGAAAGCGAAGGTGAATACGAAAAAGCCTTACAGCAAATTTGGAAAAGTTAAATTGCCTTCGAAAGAAGCCAGCCCTGTCGACCCAGATTTGTCGCAACTGCGCCAGCCGATAGACACCAGCGTCTCGACGCTGTATCGTGCGAGCAAGATTCTAGAGGATGGCAGCGACGAAGTTAAATCTATCCTGGCGTACGAATGCGACTTGGTGTACGAGTGTCGTGTATGCCGGAGTCTTTTCAGAAGCCTGGTTAATTTCATTTCTCACAAGAGGACCTACTGCAAAGAGAAATTCGACGTCACGTACGCCAGGAATTCTTTCAACGATTACGACAGTATACGTTCCAGCTTGCATCTTCGAAATTATGAACACGCTGAGCGAGAA ACATTTGCAAGTAAATCGAATGTACAGGAGCAAGAAAAGGTGCACGGAGAAACTTGTGGAAACGACAGGATCTTGAGAAGCCAAGTTTCTAAAGAAGAACCAAAGAAGGATCTCACTGCAATTGTTAATATGTTACAGAGGAAGCAAACGGAAAGCTTACAAACGAATACAAATACAGAGCGGGTATGCCTGGAAACTGTGCAATCAAATTCATCTGCGGTTTATCAGACCGTGGATTCGATCGTTTCGATTCAAAGCCCTAGAGAGCTAATGAAAACACAG GTAACAGAGCTAAAAGATATGATAAGTGGGCAAACTGCAGTGTTAGGTCCAAACGGGCAAGTTTTACAACCTAGTCAAGAATTAGATACTAACGATGCAACTCAGGGTTGTAATAACAAGGCAATTACAAATGGTCCTGTAAATGAACTTAAATGCTGTATAT GTGACGCATCATTCGCAACGAAAAAAACATTAGCAGTTCATACAAGGACACTCCACACATCTTATAGATTATGCTATCCTTGCCCTTGTTGTACCACCACATTTGCAAATACGTGGAGTGTTTATCGACATCTCTTTAAAG TTCACAGGAAGACCAATTTCCAAGTACGGAAGTTCAGATCACAGATCCAGGAGAAAGCGTTTATTAAGGATTCAACTGTTGCAGAAGATTTACAAAAAGAAGATGCCAATAAGATCTTATTGAATACCCCTCTGCGAGTGAATGAAACACAG GAATGGATGGATCACCTTGAATCTGATGCAGAACTGCAAAGATGTGGAGGATGTGGGAAAAGGTTCGACAGGAAGGCAGCTTTATCTTCTCATTCGCAGTATTGCCATAGGCGCGTCGCGGCCTATGAAAGTACAACTAAAATCAAGAAGACGAATCAAGTCTCGCCATACAGTGGTTTGCCCGAAGGCACAGTTAGTCCCACAGAGAATCAGAAGAGGCAGCCAAATTCCTCAGCTTCTACAGAAATTACTAATAGCAACGAAACACCTATTCGCGTAGAAACTGTTGGTAGTCTAAGTAAAGCGGCCTGGGATTCGTTAGGAAATGAAGGATCAAACTGCCAGAGTGAAAGAAACGAGGATGTGACTGTTATTGCAAATGGAGTAAAGGAAGATGCAATAAAAGATAAGCCTTCTTCCCCGAGCGACGCGTCCGATCCTTTAGAAATTGTGTACACTAGTATAAGCAAAGAAAAGCCTAAGGTTGGcagtaaaaaaaggaaaaacaagGATAGCGCGAAGAGACTGATCACCAATACCG gaaacaaTGCAACACCTCCGGAATGGAGCGCGCCTCTTGAGGTACAGACTGAAGCCGAGAAGATGGATTATGTGTTAATAATGGAGAAAAAAGTGGCTTCAATCGTGAACTTTCAGAAACTTAAGTGCCTTCCATGTAAACGAAAGTTCACGTCAGTGACTAAGCTAAGAAGACACGCTGCCATTCACATCGGTTGGAATCGTTATCAATGTAAACTCTGCGACTTCAAATGTTTCCTTAAGTGCGATTGCGTGGCGCATTGTAATAAAGAGCACAACGCTCAGAACAATCGTGTCATAATAGAAGCCATGACAACCCTGATTCCAGGCGATCAGTATACATACGAGCGGAACATTGTGTTAGACATAATTAATTTAGGAGAGGAGCTTCAGACACCAGAAATTGTGGAAGTCAGCGTTTCTCCGGAGAGTGTAATACCAGAAGTCCACCTGGAAGAGCAGCCAGTAGACAAAGAACAGACGGAAGTAGTAGATACAGATAAAGTGGTGCTTGAAGAGCCAGGTCCGGAAAATGGGGGAACCCCGGAGAATGCCAGCAACGATATTAACGGTCAAAGTACACTGGGGCTGGATCCCGAGCTTAGGAAAATGGTAATGGAAGTTATCTTTGGATCGTCCGAAGCAAATTTTGCGAAACAAGCGGAAGTAAAAGGAATAAAAGTTTCTGATGATATTAATTCGGAATTACAAAATAAGGAAAGCAGTAAAACACGATCGAATAACTCTGATTTGAAGGGGAGTGACGTAGTGTCTGCACAGAACAATCCAAAACCGCAGCGACCTATTCGCAATAAGATAAAACCTTTGAACAAGGATTTTATTTACGATTTAAAGGAAGTCGCGCTTCGAAAGGATTCTTTAATGGGGAAATCTTTCAATAAATCACTTGCCAAGAAGCCTCTGGCGCAGGCGGAGGACAGTTCAGACGAGGACACAGAACAACTGTCCAAACGTTTCAAGTCTCTGCAAAATAATGGAGTAACGATTCTTTGCGAGAAGAATGTCATGAACAAGTGTGAAATCAAGCTTCAGAGACAAGGTTTAAAAAGTAATCTTGCCTTCTCTAAGTGCCACAGCTAG